Proteins co-encoded in one Stenotrophomonas maltophilia genomic window:
- a CDS encoding YjbH domain-containing protein: MCRNRLPLARAGIALLSLSISAALYAQEGPAPTASDWGGIGLLQTPSARMSEEGELSLTASHTSPYSRYTVVMQPLPWVEGSFRYISVANRRYGSEWLSGNQNYKDKSIDLKLRLWQEGRWLPEVSVGARDLGGTGLFSSEYVVASKRFGAFDASLGVATGYIGNRGDLDNPLGAIDDRFKERPGVNTPGDFNTSAMFRGRLGVFGGVSYQTPWDRLQLKLEYDGNDYRHEPQRNNQKQSSPINLGAVFAVNNSVLLHLGWERGNTAMVGITLHSNLAQTKPMAKLMDPPPVARKPTAQNEPQTVAATEAATPTDWSSIAHELEENAGLRVKRIDRSGQELIVSAEQRRFIYPAQGIGRAARILDPQTPQDVSWWTLRNVRLGLPVVETSLERKTFNQYLDDRTDLATVSRHVEMNAPYARRSETLYEAPLKRFDGAFNVGYRQSVGGPDGFILFQVAAMYGATLRFNENLWLSGTASYNAYNNYDKFKYDAPSRLPRVRTYVRQYLTTSDFTLPNLQLTGTKQLGRDLYGMAYAGMLEYMYGGVGGELLYRPMDERWALGAELNWVKQRDFDQRFSFRDYSVTTGHATLYYLWGDQRRLISAVSAGRYLAKDWGATVSVARLFDNGVTMGAYATKTDVSSRDFGEGSFDKGIYFSVPFDFMLPRSTRARADFMWNPLYRDGGARLSHSHSLYQLTSERDSEIFYRNFDAIAK; encoded by the coding sequence ATGTGCCGTAACCGATTGCCGCTGGCTCGCGCCGGCATCGCCCTGTTGAGCCTCAGCATCAGCGCAGCCCTGTACGCCCAGGAAGGTCCAGCTCCCACCGCCAGCGACTGGGGTGGCATCGGCCTGCTGCAGACACCCAGCGCCCGCATGAGCGAGGAAGGCGAGCTCAGCCTCACCGCCAGCCACACCTCGCCCTACAGCCGGTACACGGTGGTGATGCAACCCCTGCCGTGGGTGGAAGGATCATTCCGTTACATCTCGGTGGCCAACCGCCGTTATGGCTCGGAGTGGCTCAGCGGCAACCAGAACTACAAGGACAAGTCGATCGACCTCAAGCTGCGCCTGTGGCAGGAAGGTCGCTGGCTTCCGGAAGTGTCGGTCGGCGCGCGCGATCTCGGCGGTACCGGTCTGTTCTCAAGCGAGTACGTCGTTGCCAGCAAGCGCTTCGGCGCGTTTGACGCAAGCCTTGGCGTGGCGACCGGCTATATCGGCAACCGTGGCGACCTCGACAATCCCCTGGGCGCGATCGACGACCGCTTCAAGGAGCGCCCCGGCGTCAACACGCCCGGCGACTTCAATACCAGCGCGATGTTCCGCGGCCGGCTCGGTGTGTTTGGCGGCGTCAGCTACCAGACGCCCTGGGACCGCCTGCAGCTGAAGCTCGAGTATGACGGCAACGACTACCGCCACGAGCCGCAACGGAACAACCAGAAGCAGTCCTCGCCCATCAATCTGGGTGCCGTGTTCGCAGTGAACAACAGCGTGCTGCTGCACCTGGGCTGGGAGCGCGGGAACACGGCCATGGTCGGCATCACGCTGCATTCCAACCTGGCCCAGACCAAGCCCATGGCCAAGCTGATGGACCCACCGCCGGTTGCCAGGAAGCCTACCGCACAGAATGAGCCGCAGACCGTCGCTGCAACCGAGGCGGCAACCCCCACCGATTGGTCATCCATTGCCCACGAGCTGGAGGAAAATGCCGGCCTGCGCGTGAAGCGCATTGATCGAAGCGGCCAGGAACTGATCGTCAGTGCCGAGCAGCGCCGCTTCATCTACCCGGCACAGGGCATTGGTCGCGCGGCGCGCATTCTTGATCCGCAGACGCCACAGGATGTCAGCTGGTGGACATTGCGCAACGTCCGCCTCGGCCTGCCGGTGGTCGAGACCAGCCTGGAACGGAAGACCTTCAACCAGTACCTGGACGACCGGACCGATCTGGCAACCGTCAGCCGCCACGTCGAGATGAATGCCCCCTATGCGAGGCGCTCGGAAACGCTGTACGAAGCACCACTGAAGCGCTTCGACGGCGCGTTCAACGTCGGCTATCGGCAGAGCGTGGGCGGTCCCGACGGCTTCATCCTGTTCCAGGTTGCGGCGATGTACGGCGCGACCCTCCGCTTCAACGAGAACCTCTGGCTGAGCGGCACCGCCAGCTACAACGCCTACAACAACTACGACAAGTTCAAGTACGACGCCCCCAGCAGGCTGCCGCGCGTGCGCACCTACGTGCGCCAGTATCTGACCACCTCGGACTTCACCCTGCCCAACCTGCAGCTGACCGGCACCAAGCAGCTCGGCCGCGACCTGTACGGCATGGCCTATGCCGGCATGCTGGAGTACATGTATGGCGGCGTCGGCGGTGAGCTCCTGTATCGCCCGATGGACGAACGCTGGGCGCTGGGTGCCGAACTGAACTGGGTCAAGCAGCGCGATTTCGATCAGCGTTTCAGCTTCCGCGACTACAGCGTCACCACCGGCCACGCCACGCTCTATTACCTGTGGGGTGACCAGCGCCGTCTCATCAGCGCGGTCAGCGCGGGTCGCTACCTGGCCAAGGACTGGGGCGCGACGGTATCGGTGGCCCGCCTGTTCGACAACGGCGTGACCATGGGCGCCTACGCCACCAAGACCGACGTTTCATCGCGGGACTTCGGCGAAGGCAGTTTCGACAAGGGCATCTACTTCTCGGTACCTTTCGACTTCATGCTGCCGCGCTCGACCCGTGCCCGCGCCGACTTCATGTGGAACCCCCTGTACCGGGACGGTGGCGCCCGTCTCTCGCACTCGCACAGCCTTTACCAGCTGACCTCCGAGCGCGATTCGGAGATCTTCTACCGGAACTTCGATGCGATCGCGAAATAG
- a CDS encoding KpsF/GutQ family sugar-phosphate isomerase — protein MSSVVSVADHIASAKRVLQIEASAVAALADRLDGQFTEAVEQVLGSQGRVIICGMGKSGIIGRKIAATLASTGTPSFFMHPGEAFHGDLGMVTATDVFVAISYSGETEEVVKLLPFLKDNGNFLVAITGRVTSTLAQAADCHLDAGVAQEACPLALAPTASTTATLAMGDALAVALMEARGFQPENFARFHPGGSLGRRLLSRVEHEMIVGDLPVVEAAATMMDVLQAITRSSLGLAIVRADSGYAIITDGDVRRALERHGREVFDRSAAELMTASPAQVSVGTRVEDALVLMERRRISSLLVFDGDVLAGVFKK, from the coding sequence ATGTCCTCCGTGGTATCAGTCGCCGATCACATCGCATCGGCCAAACGCGTCCTGCAGATCGAGGCGTCGGCCGTCGCCGCGCTTGCCGACAGGCTCGATGGGCAGTTCACCGAGGCGGTAGAGCAGGTGCTGGGCTCACAGGGCCGGGTCATCATCTGCGGCATGGGCAAGTCGGGCATCATCGGGCGCAAGATCGCCGCCACGTTGGCCAGCACGGGCACGCCCAGCTTCTTCATGCATCCAGGCGAGGCATTCCATGGCGATCTGGGCATGGTCACCGCCACCGATGTGTTCGTTGCGATCTCCTACTCCGGCGAAACCGAAGAGGTGGTGAAACTGCTGCCGTTCCTGAAGGACAACGGCAATTTCCTGGTGGCGATCACCGGCCGTGTGACCTCGACGCTGGCGCAGGCGGCCGATTGCCATCTGGATGCCGGTGTTGCGCAGGAAGCCTGTCCGCTGGCGCTGGCACCGACCGCATCGACGACCGCGACGCTGGCGATGGGCGATGCGCTGGCCGTTGCATTGATGGAGGCGCGGGGCTTCCAGCCGGAGAATTTCGCGCGTTTCCACCCGGGTGGCTCGCTGGGTCGGCGCCTGCTGTCGCGCGTGGAACACGAGATGATCGTTGGCGATCTGCCGGTGGTGGAGGCGGCAGCAACGATGATGGACGTTCTCCAGGCCATCACCCGCTCCAGCCTGGGCTTGGCGATTGTACGGGCCGACTCGGGCTACGCGATCATTACCGATGGTGACGTGCGCCGTGCGCTCGAACGCCATGGTCGCGAGGTGTTCGACAGGTCTGCGGCCGAGCTGATGACCGCCTCACCTGCGCAGGTGAGCGTAGGGACGCGGGTTGAGGATGCGCTGGTACTGATGGAGCGGCGGCGGATCTCGTCGTTGCTGGTATTCGATGGTGACGTGCTGGCCGGCGTTTTCAAGAAGTAG
- a CDS encoding KdsC family phosphatase — protein sequence MESAKYQGPIKLVLFDVDGVLTDGGLHIDGKGEQFKTFNVRDGLAVALLRVHGIRCGVLSGKASPSLDFRIHQLGMDVAVTGRLEKLDALAAICGDLGIAEGEIAYVGDDVVDLPLAGRVGRFYAPADAHPLVLAAADVVADTCGGRGVGREVAERVLAEGGIGLQEAYAPLVAGWSAAGAVQ from the coding sequence ATGGAATCGGCGAAGTACCAGGGGCCGATCAAGCTGGTCCTGTTCGACGTGGACGGCGTACTGACGGATGGTGGCCTGCACATCGATGGCAAGGGCGAGCAGTTCAAGACGTTCAACGTCCGCGATGGCCTGGCTGTCGCGTTGCTGCGTGTGCATGGCATCCGGTGTGGCGTGTTGTCGGGCAAGGCGAGCCCCTCGCTGGACTTCCGGATCCATCAGCTGGGCATGGACGTGGCAGTGACCGGTCGGCTCGAGAAGCTCGATGCGTTGGCCGCCATCTGTGGCGACCTTGGCATCGCTGAAGGCGAGATCGCCTATGTCGGTGACGATGTCGTTGACCTGCCATTGGCGGGCAGGGTGGGGCGCTTCTACGCGCCCGCCGATGCGCATCCGCTGGTATTGGCTGCCGCTGATGTGGTTGCCGATACCTGTGGCGGGCGTGGCGTCGGGCGGGAAGTGGCCGAGCGCGTTCTTGCCGAAGGTGGCATTGGCCTGCAGGAAGCGTACGCACCGCTGGTTGCAGGTTGGAGCGCCGCGGGAGCGGTGCAGTAA